The segment CACGGTTAGCTCAACTAACCGTGCCAATGTGTGTTCTCTTATCCTTAGAGGATTTAAGGGTAATCGGAAAGAATCCGGTACCAGTTCCGTGCAATAATTTAAAACAGTCGATTGACTGCGTTAACGTCTCTCACCCGACTAGACGAGCTAACCGGGGCACCCGGTTTTTCGTAATCGTTCGTTTGTTTCAGGGTTTATTTAAGTGAAGGATAGTGACCCCCAGACGAAATGCTGCTTGAAATTACTTAACCCTTCGTCTGTACTTTCGCTTCCCAACCATAGTCGACGTAGTGATGTTCGAAGGTGCCATCGGTGTGAATGTCGACGACTCCAAAACCTTCTTGTACTTCAAAGCCACTATCTATATTCGGACCGTACCACCAGCCACCACAGACAGCTCCGTCGCAAATGTAAGTGACGTTTCCGCGTTCGATGCGGTCGATTTCATGCAAGTGACCGGAGAGGGCGAGCTTCACATTATGGTTGTGGAAGAGGCGACCCATTTCCAGGCTGTTGGAGAACATTCCCGGGCCGCCGGAGATATAAAAGTCTTCCCCCAGTAGTTCCGGTTGTTTACGCATGCTGGTCACTGTGAGCACCGGTATATGAGTAACGACAACCGCAGGCGTTTCTTTCGGTTTGGCGGCGAGGTCGGACTGCAACCAGGCCATCTGTTCTTCATCAAGTCCCGCCGTGTATTTGTAGCGTTTTTCGACCGTCGGTTGGATACTGTCGAGCACATAGAACCGCCAGCCGTTGTGGTCGAAAGCATAGTATGTTTTTTCGAGTTCCAGATGGTCTCGGATCAGGCCTTTTCCAAACAGCGGGTTCATCGTGTCAAGTTCTTCCCGCCGCGACCAACCATAGACATCGTGGTTACCGACACAAGGATGAACGGGGATCCCAGTGTGATCGGCGACGATCTGTTTATAGAGTTTGAAGAGCTGGTTTCCTCGTTCGTAATCCTTGCCTGCATCATAAATTAAATCACCCCCGGTCAGGATGAAGTCGGGCTTGGGGTCGAGTGCTTCGACCGCTTCTAGACACTTCGTCATTCCCGCACCCCCTTCACGTTCCGGCTGGACGTGAATGTCAGTCAGATGCACAAACCGAAAGGCTGGCTTCATTTCGTCGTCGGCATTCGCCAACCGGCTGAACGAAGTCGGAATCATCAACCCGGCAGAAGTGAGCGTCGCCGTTTTGAGAAAATCACGTCGGAACATAGTGGGAGGATCCTTGGTTGGAAAACTTGGAGTCGTTTCTTGTATTGAACCATATGGTTCAAGGATAACTCAACCCGTTTGCTTCCAATTGAAAGACATTTATGGGGGCGGCTGGAATCGAGAACACGATTCAGGCCTTGTAGTAAACACGAAGTCACGAAGAACAGGAGGAGAATCCTTAAGTCTCAGGTGGAAAATAGTTTTCTCTTGTCTACAAATCTGTACTGAGTCCGTAACTCCATCAGGAAATTATCGATGAGCAGCTTTGAAAATAAAAAATATCTGATCTTCGGAGCGACAGGTTGTGTGGGAAGTCTGGTGGCGAAGCAACTGGTCGGCGACGGGGCGCGGATGATGTTAACAGGACGGGATGAGGAGAAACTGAAACGGTTGAGTGAGTTGCTGGGCCAACCGTACGTTGTGGTCGAGGCAAGGCAACCGCCGCAGATTGAAGAGGCTTTCGAAGCTGCTGTAGAGCAGATGGCAGGAATCGATGGCGTCGTGAACTGTATGGGATCGGTGTTGTTGAAACCGGCGCATTTGACGTCGCTTCAGGAATGGCATGAGACGCTGGCCGTGAATCTGACGTCGTCATTCCTGGTCGCAAAGATGGCCGGTAAGCTGATGAAAAAGTCGGGCGGATCTGTGGTGCTCGTCTCTTCCTCTGCAGCGCAGATTGGGATGTCGAATCATGAAGCGATCGCGGCGGCCAAGGCGGGAGTCGAGGGGCTGACTCGGTCGGCCGCTTCGACCTATGCGGGGCAGGGGATCCGTTTTAACGCGGTGGCGCCCGGTCTCGTCAGATCGAACATGACCCGCTCGATCTGGGAGAACGAATCGCTGGCCGAGTTCTCCAAAGAGATGCACGCCCTCGGTCGATTGGGAGAACCCGAGGATATTGCCTCTGCGATCTCCTGGTTACTCGATCCATCGAACGGTTGGATCACAGGGCAGGTGATCAATGTAGACGGCGGACTAAGCCGCGTCATGCCCCGCAAAAAAATGACGAAGTAAAAAATTGGGTGGCACAGACAATCACATAGTGTTGTCTGGGTTGCGCAGCAACACTTAAGCACTGTATCCTCTCACGGTCGAGATATCAAAACGCCATCCTGTTCTCCGGTATCGTAATATCTTGCCGAACTCCACTTCCACGTGCTTGCTTCAACGCAATAGTTCTTACGAACCGGATTCTGGTGGATGTAGTTCAACTCATCGTTCAGCTTTTCTTCGGATTCGATTTCGAAAGAATAATATCGTGTTTGCCAGAGGGGATCGTCGATAGCGCGTATACTCCATTTATCAACGATATCATCACCCAGTTCCTTTCGGATCCATTTTGAAGAACGTTATTTGAGATGCTTCATGAAATTCGAAAGTTGCCCAGGCTCAGGAAACCAGATGATGAAGTGAACATGCTCGGGCATAATGACGTAGCCAATCAAGTGAGCATTTTGTTTCTCAGCCTGAGATGTTAGCGCCCACTGGAAGATTTCGGCAGCTCGCTCGATAGAGAAGAACATTCGCCGGTCATAGCAACTGGTGGTAACGAAGTGAGCGTAGAGTTTCTCGCTGAAGATTCTTCTTCTATGGGGATGAGTGATATCGTTCATGTCTTGCCCGGATATCGCGGCTTGAGTATTCGGTTTCTCATGCGGGTGAAGTTCATTGCTTGAGTGTTGCTACGCAACCCAGACAACACTTCGTGATTGTCTGGGCCACCCCTGTTTTGAACGAGAGTCTTAACAATACCTCTCCGACCATCACAGGTTTATCTGTGTCGATGGGAATTTGCTAACGTACAAAAATCTTCCCACGAATTGATCCGTGGATCTGCAGAGTCTCCTAATACTTTATTAAGAGCATGCAGCAGATTGTAAAGAGCGTTGTTTTGGGGAGAATCACCTAACTCTTCATGATTATTTGCTTCCTCATCTGTATTTCCGACGGGCATGTATGCGGGATGCCCTTGATCGCCATTTTGAAATCCGATCTTTGAATTATTTCGTACGGCAAAGATCAGGGCATCATAAACAATTCGTGTTTGTTCTTCAGAAAGATTCATTTTATCTGCCTAACTGTTCTTAAATGTTTATAAGTGAGAACTTTTGAAGCGAAGATTCAAGGTCTGGATAAGTAATTTCCGGGGTGTCGTCTGACGAGTTGTTTCATTTCGAGGACGGTGAGGGTTGAGAGGACGCGGGACGGATCGAGAGTGACGGCTCGGAGGACTTCGTCGATGTGTTTGGGGTCGGAGGTGAGAGCATTCAGGATGGCTGTTTCCTGTTCGTTCAAATTGAGTTCAATCGGTTTGCGGATTTCGCCTTTCTCTTTCGATTGGACCGGTTTGGAAAGAGGACCGAGTTCGTCGATGACATCTTCCACACTGCGGATTAACGTCGCTCCATCGCGAATTAAATCGAGGCAGCCCTGGCTTTCCAAACTGTCGATCCGACCGGGTACAGCGAAGACGTCGCGTCCTTGTTCCATCGCGTGGCGGGCGGTGTGGAGCGAGCCACTTTTCCGGGAGGCTTCGATGAGGATGACTCCCAGGCTTAACCCCGAGATGATCCGGTTACGTTGCGGAAAGAGACCGGCAATGGGAAGTTGGTCAAAACAGGATTCGGTGATGAGAGCGCCCTGCTGGACGACCCGGGCGGCGAGGTCTTTATGCTCGGGCGGATAGACGGTACCGAGGCCGGTTGCGAAAACGGCGAGCGTTCGACCGCCTGCTTCAATGGCGCCTCGATGGGCGGCAGCGTCGATACCACGGGCAAGGCCCGAGACGACGGTCACACCGGCCCGGGCGAGGGCACCAGCGATTTTGTGTGCTTGCCCAAGACCATACGGCGTACATCGGCGGGAACCGACAATTGCGATGGCGAGCCCGTCAGCGGGTTGAATGTCGCCTTTGTAATACAGCAATTGCGGCGCGTAGCAATTCTGGTCAAGCAGTGTAGGGTATTCGTCGGTGCCCCGGAGCAGAATATTCACGTTCTCGGATTGCAACCGGGCCAACTCGGTGCGTGCCGTTGTTCCCTCTTTACCTTCGAGAATTTTACGAGCCAGCTTAGGCCCCAAACCGGGAAGGGCAATCAACTCCTCATGGCTGGCGTTAAAAACTGCCGAGAGCTCACCAAAGTGATTGACCAGGTTCTGAACGGTCCGTGGGCCTACGCCCGGGATCAAGCTGAGTTGAACCGCGTGCAGCGCGGGGTCGGTCATCGGATCGGTATCCGGTTCGGGAATCGATTGCATGAAATTGGCTGCTTCGAGGATTCATCAGGACGAAAAAGAAACGAGTGCAGTTTTAGTGTACACGCGAATCCTTTTGTCGCAACCCAAAAAGAGTGATCAGGGCAAACGATTTCAACCGAAGAAGTCTTCGCTGAGAAGAGCATACACGTCGTGGTCGTGCCATTCACCGTAAAGGTTTTCGGCTCGACGGAGAGTCCCCTCTTTCAGGAATCCAAGTCCCTGGGGGATCTTTCGGCTTTTTTCATTACCGGTCGAGCAGCGGATGACCACTTTTTGCAGGCCATAATATTGGGAACCGAACCGGATTAGTTCTCTTACGCACTTGGTCATGATGCCGCGGTCGTTGAACTTTTCGCCCAACCAGTAACCAATTTCTCCTGTCTGATTATTGGGGTTAATGCTGTTGAAACCGATGATGCCAGCGAGTTCCTTTCGATAGAAAATCAGCAACGATAGCCCCGTACCATCTGCGTAGTTCTGCAGTTGCTGCTGCAGGAAGTCACGAGAGTGGTCTACGGAGGTGACGCCGTCGAGCCAGGGAAGCCATTTCTTCAGGAATTCGCGGTTCTGGTCAGTCAGTGCGAAAAGCGGCTCTGCATAATACGGGTGGCTCGGTTCCAGATGGATGTTTTCGTCGACGAAGTGACAAAACATGGTCATGATCTCCTCCCGTTGTAGAGGGCGTACGTAGATTGGTCGCTGTCACCCAGACAGGCTTACGGGAGAAGAGGTTCTCGGTTTTACATTTGATTCATAAAGAATCCTCGTTTTATATAACCGACTATTTTTGCTTGTCCAGATCGAGAAAGATAATGCTTGAAGGGTTCCCCACAGGGGCGAAGTGGCCGGTGAAGTTCAGCTTGCCGGTCGACTTGTCGACGTTGAAGATGGCGACATTGTCGGCGCGCTGGTTGAGCGAGTAGAGAAAATTGCCGGTGGGGTCGAAGTTGAAACTGCGAGGATAGTCGCCCCGGGTCCATTCTTCGCCGACGTAGCTCAGCATACCCTCGTCGCCGACTTTGAAGATGCCGATGCTGTCGTAAAGACGATTACCACAGTAAACGTATTGGCCATCGTGTGAGAGCAAAATCTCTGAGCAGAAGTTGCTCCCCGCGAAACCGGGAGGAAGCGTGGGTAAAGTCTGGCGCGCAGTCAGGTGACCGTTCTCGGGATTCCATTCAAAGAAAACGACAGTCGAACCTTCTTCCTGAATCGAATAGAGCCATTTGCCGTTGGGATGGAAATGAATGTGCCGGGGGCCGTCACCAGGGGGAAGGGTGACAAAGGGTTGGTCGTTGGGAACCAATTCCGCCCTTGCCATATCGAACTTCCAGATGTAGATGCGATCCTGAGCAAGGTCGACATGTAATACGAAGTTCCCCGTGGGGTCTGGAAGAATCTGGTGTGCGTGAGTGCGGTCGTGGCCACTGATGGCGAAGCTACCGGGAGGAGCATTTGTTGCCTTGGTCGGTCCGATGTGGCCTTCGTCCACTTTCACATCAGTTGCTTCTCCAAGAGAACCGTCGGGTTGAACTGGCAGGACGGCCACCGAGCCACCGAAATAATTGGCAACCAACACGAAGCGTCCTGAAGGATGCATGACGACATACGTCGGACCGGCACCACCGGAGGGAACACTGTTGAGTAATTTTAATTGACCCGTCGTTTGATCGACTTCGAAAGCACTGACCGTTCCTTCTTTTGTTCCTTGGTAGCGATCCGTTTCGTTGGCGGAGTACAACCGGGTGCCCTCTTCGTTCAAGACGACGCAACTGGGACTGGTGCCCATGCGGACTTCGCCTGCGGCGGTCAGTTCGCCCGTCTGGCGATTCACTTCAAAGAGATGAATGCCACGACCATTTCCCGGTGGCAGGTCGACCTGCGTTTTGAGGACATCTTTCAACGGCGAGCTGAACGTACCGACATAAGCCATCAGCGGCTTCTCGGATTCGGCGGCGGAAGTGGGACAGCAGATGGCCATCATTAACATGAGGGCGGCAAGGGGGAGGGTACTGTTCAAGCGGAGGGCGGGTATGCGGATCATCGGGTGGGTCTATCAAATTGAGTAGGAAGAAGGAATGGTCTTTGGTCACCGTTCCAGACTAGCAGATGAGACGGCCCATTGACCAATGCTGTTCTGGACTAAGTGGGTATGTTTTTCCGCAATTCAAATCAATCCAGTATTTGGACGTGAACCTTTAGTCACACCGCCGGTCTCTGTGGGAACAGTTTAGCCTCTTCCAGCGGCGGACCGGGCTTGCAGCCACTTTGTGGTCCTGTATGAGAACCGGTTTCCGTTCCGGACATGGTATCTAAGGGAGGTTGAACAACAGCGTAGCTGTTCGGTTAGTTCAGTGGATAGAACAACAGTTTTAGGAACTGTATGCCATGGGTTCGAATCCCATACCAAACTCCAAGGCAGGCTAATTACCTGTTATGCAGCCGTGAAAAGCTGTTTGAAAGACCGGCGGGTGGCTGTTGGAAATGAGATCGGCTTGGGTCTGAGAAACGAATGAAAGTGTGAAGAGGATCCCTGCGGGGAAAATCGGAGCGTCTGGAATTGGTGACTTGGACCGAGGCAACATCGGCTGTCGTTTTGCAGGAGGTGGATACCGTTTTGAAAACCTGGTTGGAAAACGGTGGGCAACTTCAGGGACGGAACGAGGATTTATCCTCATCCGAAAATGAGGGGACCTGCCGTGGGCTGATCTTCGTTCTCAGGACTCAAGCTCTCTTCCACGATGGCAATGTGATCCATTCTGAACAGTCCGCCCTATGGTTTTTAGTATCAGCATTTGCATTGTTCTGTTTACCGCTAAATATCAGGGTATTGCATCGTGCTTATATGAAACACGATGGGTCTTAGACACCAGGGAAACACAAATAATTGGTTCTGTGATGAAGAGTTCAAAAACGTTTTCTGCAGCAAATGATTCTGGAACTCAAATGGGATTGGCTATCGTTAAGCCTCGGTGATCGGAAGTCGTTTTGTTAGTTGTCCCGATCTTTGTGTCCTTCGTGACTTTGTGTTTCAAATATGAATTTGCATGTCACCCGACATTTATCAATTGTCAAAGCAGTAAGTCGGGCACTGCCTGACCTACACCATTAGTAATTTTCTATTTAAGGAAAATACACCACCATCACCCAACACCCAGAGAAAGGAGGATGTGATGTTAAAGCGTGTGAAGATTAAGAAAGACGAAGTGGGATTGTTGTTCAAAGATGATTTGTTTGAGCGCATTCTCCCTCCCGGTACGCACTGGGTTTGGACTGCTTTCGGTTCAAATCGTGTGGAGGTTATTTCGACCCGTGAGCAGGAACTGAAGCACGAGCAGATCAGGGAGATTGCGAGTGAAGCCGAGTTCGGTGACCTGGCCGTAAAGCTGGAAGTCGATGCGCATAAGAAGGCCTTGGTGTGGATCAACGGCAAGCTGGAGCGTGTGCTTGATCAGGGAGTTTACTTGTTCTGGAATCGGCTGAAGAATGTCACGTCGCAGATTCTGGATGAGCGGCAAACGGATCTGGTACACCATGATCTGGCGCAGTTGATCAAATCGGGCCTGCTGGATGAGTACATTCAGGTCGTGGACTTGAAGGATCGTCAGCGGGCGCTGGTCTGGTGTGATGAGCGGCTGTTTGCCGTTCTGAGTGCGGGTCAGTACGCTTTCTGGAGGACTCTGCACGACATCCGTGTGGAAGTCATTGAAACGACTTCGCTCCGGTTTGCGCACCAGGATCTCGAAGAGATTCTGACGCTGCCCACGGCGAAGGATGAGTTCGATATAGTCGAAGTGGCTCAGGGTTGTGCGGGTGTGCTATACCAGAACGGTAAGTACGCCGAGACCTTGAATTCAGGACGATACGTTTTCTGGAAGCGCGTGGACAAGTACCAGCTCTTTCAGGTGGATCTGCGTGAGTCGCACCTGGATATCGTCGGGCAGGACATCATGACTGAGGACAAGGTGACCTTGCGAATGAACGCGATCGTGACCTACCAGGTCGTCGATGCAGTCCGGTTTGCGACTATCTCGGAGAGCAGTGCACAGGCATTGTACCGGGCAGCACAGCTAGTCCTGCGCGAGCTGGTTGGACGAACTGGGCTCGATGATTTTCTAAGTGATAAGGAATCGCTGGCGAATCAGTTGGTGGAGCGTTTGCATAAACGAGCGGCCGACTGGGGACTGCGGATTCTGTCTGCCGGTGTTCGGGATATTATCCTGCCTGGTGAGATGAAAGATCTGTTGAACCGGGTGACCGAGGCGAAGAAGGCGGCGGAAGCCAACCTGATTTCGCGTCGGGAAGAGACGGCGGCGATGCGGTCGCAGGTCAACACGGCGAAACTGCTGGAGAACAACCCCACGCTGATGCGGTTGCGGGAGCTGGAAACTTTGGAAGCGATTTCGAAGAACACCAACCTGCAAGTGTTGTTGGGCGAATCGGGGCTGGCGGACAAAGTCGTGAAAATGTTGTGATCCGCGCTTTCCGTTTCAACGTTATCCAGTAGGTAAGTTCAGCGATTCAGGCTGTGAAGCACTTCCTGGAAAACGTGTAATTCTTCCTCAGCTTCACGTTTTCGGGAAGTACAGGCTGAAAAGCCAAACGGGGACCGAGTATTAAACTCAGTCCCCGTTTTTTTTGTGGCTTAAAACGCTGATTCTGTGGTTGAGTCTCAACGACGTTAGTCGAAGGAAGCGTCGATTGCTTCCCCGCCATTGTAGCTACCGAGAGCACGCCAGATATCGAGAGAGACGTTCTCGCTGATGGCATGGACAGACCCGTCGAGGTAGAGGACGAATACAGCTCCGGTGTGGTAACTGCGGGCAGTGACCGCGGCGAAGGTTGTTTCGCCTTCACAACCTGCTTTGCCTTCGCGGCAGGAAGTGTAGTCGCCATCGAGAGGATCGCCTGCGTCTCCAGAAGCCCCTTCAACAGGGGTGGACGAGTTCGGAGTGAATGCCGTTGTGAACCCAGTTTGATGGACTCGTCCATCGACCCATTCAGTATGGCCACTTTCGAGTTTGAATTGTCCGTTGGTCAATGCGGCAAGGCTGGTCGGCGGTGTTTCGGGAACGGTATCTCCGCTCAATTGTCCATCACGGACATAAGGAGTAAACGCTTTCACTTCGCTGAAGGCGATCGTGTTGCTTAAGCCGTCTTTAACTTTGGTGAATTTAATGTTGGCATTAGGATGGAACAGCCCATCTCCACCTTCGCCACCATCATCAAAAGTCGCAGCATGTTCAAAGACTTTCCAGCTTCCACCGTTCCACGCGTAATTCAATGGGTAATGATCGCCACCGGCTCGAAGCATCTGGCGTTCTTCCGAAGGACAGATGAAGACACCCACTCGGTGGGTGGAGAGTATCGTGCCAGAAGTGTAACCACTATCGAGATCGGCTAATTCATAGAAGTTGTCTTCTTCCATGAAAGGAAGCAGACGGACATGGGCCGACCATTGGCCACCCGTGCCAGCGCCAACGATGTAGCTCGGTGGCAGTACCTGATGCAGGTCGGCGTAGTTGGTGAGGGCGATGCCAATCTGGTGCAGTTTGTTGCGGCACTGAGTACGGCGAGCGGCCTCGCGTGCCTGCTGCACAGCGGGGAGGAGGAGACCAATCAGGATGGAGATAATCGCCATGACCACGAGGAGTTCAATAATCGTGAATCCGGATCGTAAGGATTTATCTTTATTAGGGTTACGACGCAATAACAGGCGCATGGTAACTCTCTTTCTCTTTAGCTGGTGTGGTGAGGTCGCTGGTGGCGAGAAGCAGGGCGATTGGTGGTCGCGGTACCGAAATGTTGTGGTACTGAGACTCAGTCGCGATACGCCAGCATAAAGAGTTCTTTTATTACCATCAAGCGGGCTGTGGCGACAAAATGGTCAATCGTAGTGAAAAGTTCAACACGACTGAGGAATAGAATGGGGCAATGAGTAGAGGATTCGGCGCCGAAATCGTTGATGTTAAACAGGTTTTCTCAATTTTGACGTCGAGTTTCGATGTATCGGATGGCGGCGGTTCCGGTGCGAATAATATCCTTGAGTATGGAGTTTCCTCGCCGGGCAGGGGTAAACTAAATAGAACATGCAGGGTAAGTGGGCGGTTTCTCCTCGCTTCGTTCCCCGTTCGATTCTGGACCTTCTGTTTGATGGGCGACAATATGATTCATTCCACTGCTAACTTTCGACCCCACTTTGTTATGAGTTTCGGGGCGGTTTTCTCGCTCTTCCTGTTACAGGCTGGAACGCCGCCGGTATATGGGGACGATAAAGCGAAAACAGATTCTCTGCCCGAGTACACGATCAAGCGAACGACGGCTCCGATCAAAATCGACGGCAAGCTGGACGAGTCAGATTGGTCCGCGGCGGAATCGGTTGGGGATTTTGAGTTCGCCTGGTACGAGTCCGGAAAGAAAGAGCAGACGATCGCCAAAATGTTGTGGGACGATCAATACCTGTACGTCGCCTATCGCTGTGAAGATGCCCATATCTCGGCGACGCGAACAGAGCGGGGCAGCTCGGTCTGGTTCGACGACTGCGTGGAAGTCTTTACGGCACCCAATGTGGATGACGGAGAGAATTACTTTAACATCGAGATGAACGTGAACACGGCGTTTCTGGAAGGGCACCATCCCGAAGGTTTAGGCTCCAAGTCGAAAGAACGCTGGCGGTGTGAGGGGATTCAAATCCAGACGACCGTCGACGGTACATTAAACGACGATACCGATACTGACTCTCATTGGATCCTGGAAGCGGCGATTCCGTTCGCTGCTTTTGCTCATGTGGCAAAGCATACGCCGCCTGAACCGGGCGATATCTGGCGACTCAATTTAAACCGTCTGGGTGGAGAGACGAACCAGCAGTACAGCCAGTGGTCTCCCAGTACGACGAAGGAACCGCAGTTTCATTCGCCCGGTGATTTCGGACGCGTTCACTATTCAGCAGATGAGGTTCGCTAACTTCGATGTTGGGGAATTTCAACTTGCAGGATGCAGTCCCATTTATTCCTGTTTGATCATTGCGGGATCTAATAAGGGGGCCGTCTGCGGCTCGCCCTCTTCCACAATGTTCTCGATGTTGTCAACGGAATTCGCTTTCTCTTTCCAAATCTTCGCTTCAGCCTGTTGCCCATTTGACTCAAGTTCGGTGGCGTACTTTTCAAAAGCGATGGCAACCTGCTCATCAACACGTCCAGTCAGGGCGTAAGCGTTACTGGCTTCCGCAAACTGCTCAAGTTCGTAGTGAGCGTCCGCTTTCAAAGAGAGGGCCTCGCGGTTTTCGGGATCGATTCGCAATGCATCCATGCAGTCGATGACGGTCTGCTCGTAGTTTTCCTTCTTGAAGTAAAACTCGGCCTTGCTGATGAAGGCGGCGACGTTGTGTGGTTCCGCCTTAGTTGCCTGCTCGTAGTTGGTCAGAGCGAGCTGAGTGTACTCTTCACCCGTCTGAGATTCGAACAGAGCGGCACGGGCGAGATAGTTTTTGGAATTCTGTGGTGACTGCTGAATCTGTCGGTTCAACTGGCTGAGTTGCGTCAACCACGCGGTACGTTTTTGATCCTGTTCTGCTTCGGCCTGTTTGTTCTCCATCTTGGAGTAGGTCGTCATACGGTGTTTGAAATACTGTGGATTGTTGGGGCTTAATTCGATCGCTTTGCTGAAGTCAGCAATCGCTTTTTCAAAATCACGTTTATGATAATAAACAAGACCGCGATTATTGTAGATATTTGCCCGGTCTTTCTCAGGACCTTTTTCGAGGACTTCTTCGTAAACCGCGAGCGCCTGGTCGTAATGTTCGCCCTGATAGAAGGTGAATCCTTTGTTGCTCAGTGCATCATGATAATCGGGATCAAGTTTTAAAGCGGTGTCCAGGTCTTGAACGGCCGCGTCAAACTTCTTCTCCGCGATATGCACCAGGGCCCGGTTGTTGAACGGGACAGCGTACTGTTCGTCGAGACTGATGGCACGATTAAATTGCGCCTTGGCCAATTGCAGTAGGTTTCGTTTCAAATAGTGGTAGCCGAGTTGATTTACATACTGGGCATTCGTGGGATTAAGTTGGATCGCCACGGAGTAATCGGCAATGGCCCCGCTGGCTTGTCCGAGGGCATCCAGCAATTTACCCCGTTCAAAAAAGGCATTGCTGTTGCCTGGCGCGGACGCAATGGCCAGATTCATTCGTTGTAAACCGTCTCGCAATCGACCTGCTTTGATCTGGACGAGGGCTTCTTCTACGTGTTGGTTGGAAAGATTAACCGATTCGGCATCACTTCCGCCGAGCGAAAGTAGCCCCGGTTCTGCCCTTTCACTGTTATACTCCGCGACCTTGTTTGAGGGTGAAGCCGAATCCCGATTGGCTTCGGGAGGAGCGGACGACTCTGAACTGCAACCAATCAGGCTGAATCCCAGAAACAAAATTCCCCACGTACTTCCCCGCATTGTCCCACTCCATTTACAATGATGTCAGCCGAGGCATTCGGCTGAACGACAGTGAATCCATTCCAGTCGTTGAAAATCGACATCCGGCGTTTACACCCGATTTCGTCGATATTGTTGTGGCTTGTAAAATTCTCAGCCGATTGAGTCAAGACAACTTTGTTTTCCCGTGAGGGCCAGGTTTCCTGGATTACCTATAGTGAAAGGGTGGAGGCAATGTTGGCTGGAATCATCCTTGCAGGCGGCCAAAGCAAAAGGATGGGAAAGGAAAAAGCGTGGCTCCCCTTCGGGCCACCGCCCGGCACGATGTTGACCGAAGTCGTGGGAGTCGTTTTAGAGGTATGCGATCCTGTGGTCGTGGTTGCTGCCCCAGACCAGTCGCTGCCGGAACTGCCCGCTTCAATTCAAATCGTGCGAGACCCCGTACCAGAACAGGGCCCCCTTGCTGCTTTGGTCACCGGACTAAAAGCACTTCCCGAATCGAGTGCAACTGTCTTCGTCTGTAGTTGTGATATACCGTTGTTACAAGCGAGCTTTATCAGTGGCCTGAAAACTCATCTAAAAGCAGGTGATGACTTTGTTGTTCCCCGCGACAGGCAAGGTCGCCATCCATTGGCGGCCATTTATCGTCGGCTTGTTCTGCCGGACGCGAAACGATTACTAGCAGACGGAAAACGATCGCTGCAACGGTTACTGGATGAAGTGACAGGGGAAGAGGTCACTGGCGAGCAACTTCAGGAACTTGATCCAAAACAGACGAACCTGCTGAATGTGAATACGCTAGAAGAGTACGAGCGGGCCGTCAGACTATACCGGAGATAAAGGGTGGCCCGGACAATCTCATAGAGTTGCCCGGGTTGCGAAGCAAGACTAACGCGAGGAACTGAATTGAGTTTTAACCGCTAGCTGAG is part of the Polystyrenella longa genome and harbors:
- a CDS encoding metallophosphoesterase family protein, with the translated sequence MFRRDFLKTATLTSAGLMIPTSFSRLANADDEMKPAFRFVHLTDIHVQPEREGGAGMTKCLEAVEALDPKPDFILTGGDLIYDAGKDYERGNQLFKLYKQIVADHTGIPVHPCVGNHDVYGWSRREELDTMNPLFGKGLIRDHLELEKTYYAFDHNGWRFYVLDSIQPTVEKRYKYTAGLDEEQMAWLQSDLAAKPKETPAVVVTHIPVLTVTSMRKQPELLGEDFYISGGPGMFSNSLEMGRLFHNHNVKLALSGHLHEIDRIERGNVTYICDGAVCGGWWYGPNIDSGFEVQEGFGVVDIHTDGTFEHHYVDYGWEAKVQTKG
- a CDS encoding GNAT family N-acetyltransferase — translated: MTMFCHFVDENIHLEPSHPYYAEPLFALTDQNREFLKKWLPWLDGVTSVDHSRDFLQQQLQNYADGTGLSLLIFYRKELAGIIGFNSINPNNQTGEIGYWLGEKFNDRGIMTKCVRELIRFGSQYYGLQKVVIRCSTGNEKSRKIPQGLGFLKEGTLRRAENLYGEWHDHDVYALLSEDFFG
- the dprA gene encoding DNA-processing protein DprA, translated to MQSIPEPDTDPMTDPALHAVQLSLIPGVGPRTVQNLVNHFGELSAVFNASHEELIALPGLGPKLARKILEGKEGTTARTELARLQSENVNILLRGTDEYPTLLDQNCYAPQLLYYKGDIQPADGLAIAIVGSRRCTPYGLGQAHKIAGALARAGVTVVSGLARGIDAAAHRGAIEAGGRTLAVFATGLGTVYPPEHKDLAARVVQQGALITESCFDQLPIAGLFPQRNRIISGLSLGVILIEASRKSGSLHTARHAMEQGRDVFAVPGRIDSLESQGCLDLIRDGATLIRSVEDVIDELGPLSKPVQSKEKGEIRKPIELNLNEQETAILNALTSDPKHIDEVLRAVTLDPSRVLSTLTVLEMKQLVRRHPGNYLSRP
- a CDS encoding transposase, with amino-acid sequence MNDITHPHRRRIFSEKLYAHFVTTSCYDRRMFFSIERAAEIFQWALTSQAEKQNAHLIGYVIMPEHVHFIIWFPEPGQLSNFMKHLK
- a CDS encoding SDR family NAD(P)-dependent oxidoreductase, translated to MSSFENKKYLIFGATGCVGSLVAKQLVGDGARMMLTGRDEEKLKRLSELLGQPYVVVEARQPPQIEEAFEAAVEQMAGIDGVVNCMGSVLLKPAHLTSLQEWHETLAVNLTSSFLVAKMAGKLMKKSGGSVVLVSSSAAQIGMSNHEAIAAAKAGVEGLTRSAASTYAGQGIRFNAVAPGLVRSNMTRSIWENESLAEFSKEMHALGRLGEPEDIASAISWLLDPSNGWITGQVINVDGGLSRVMPRKKMTK
- a CDS encoding lactonase family protein, whose amino-acid sequence is MIRIPALRLNSTLPLAALMLMMAICCPTSAAESEKPLMAYVGTFSSPLKDVLKTQVDLPPGNGRGIHLFEVNRQTGELTAAGEVRMGTSPSCVVLNEEGTRLYSANETDRYQGTKEGTVSAFEVDQTTGQLKLLNSVPSGGAGPTYVVMHPSGRFVLVANYFGGSVAVLPVQPDGSLGEATDVKVDEGHIGPTKATNAPPGSFAISGHDRTHAHQILPDPTGNFVLHVDLAQDRIYIWKFDMARAELVPNDQPFVTLPPGDGPRHIHFHPNGKWLYSIQEEGSTVVFFEWNPENGHLTARQTLPTLPPGFAGSNFCSEILLSHDGQYVYCGNRLYDSIGIFKVGDEGMLSYVGEEWTRGDYPRSFNFDPTGNFLYSLNQRADNVAIFNVDKSTGKLNFTGHFAPVGNPSSIIFLDLDKQK